A DNA window from Allokutzneria albata contains the following coding sequences:
- a CDS encoding glycosyltransferase produces MHVLLATAGSRGDVAPYTGLGVRLAAEGHKVTIVTHGAFEEYVRACGLGFRGLPGDPRETMQSAHGQRWSQSKSSAVGLFRQMKVLKSEMVNGALALAEVAAEEGPDVLLAAPLVASVGYVTAKGLGIPSAGVFLAPGYPTREFAPVLSKGGSFGPVGNLLAGRAMTRVLAMTMGSATAAVRERFGLPKIAIGDALRRQDAEKWPAFHGYSRHVIPRPADWREGLEVTGYWWPHVAPGYEPPAELVEFLDAGPPPVFIGFGSMVPGDGERLGRLAATALRQAGVRGVIQAGWADLSSVADENVISIGDVPHEWLFPQMAAVVHHAGAGTSAAAMRAGVPAVPVPVLADQPFWSVRLAELGVATPAVPMQSITADRLGAAIHAAVTEPGYRERTTALAKLINAEDGPAPVVEYLNRL; encoded by the coding sequence ATGCATGTCCTACTCGCGACCGCCGGTTCTCGTGGGGATGTCGCCCCCTACACAGGGCTCGGCGTGCGCTTGGCAGCTGAAGGGCACAAGGTCACCATCGTCACGCACGGCGCCTTCGAGGAGTACGTGCGCGCGTGCGGGCTCGGCTTCCGCGGTCTGCCCGGAGATCCGCGCGAGACCATGCAGTCGGCTCACGGCCAGCGGTGGTCGCAGTCCAAGTCCTCCGCAGTCGGCCTGTTCAGGCAGATGAAGGTGCTGAAAAGCGAGATGGTCAACGGCGCCCTGGCCCTCGCGGAGGTCGCCGCGGAGGAGGGGCCGGACGTCCTGCTGGCGGCTCCGCTGGTCGCCTCGGTCGGCTACGTGACCGCCAAGGGCCTGGGCATCCCCAGCGCCGGGGTGTTCCTCGCGCCCGGCTACCCCACCCGCGAGTTCGCGCCCGTGCTGAGCAAGGGCGGCTCGTTCGGTCCGGTCGGCAACCTGCTCGCGGGGCGGGCGATGACCCGCGTGCTGGCCATGACCATGGGCTCGGCCACCGCCGCCGTCCGCGAGCGCTTCGGACTGCCGAAGATCGCCATCGGCGATGCGCTGCGCAGGCAGGACGCCGAGAAGTGGCCCGCCTTCCACGGCTACAGCAGGCACGTGATCCCGCGCCCGGCCGACTGGCGCGAGGGCCTTGAGGTCACCGGCTACTGGTGGCCGCACGTCGCGCCCGGCTACGAACCGCCCGCGGAGCTGGTGGAGTTCCTCGACGCGGGTCCGCCGCCGGTGTTCATCGGCTTCGGCAGCATGGTCCCCGGTGACGGCGAACGGCTCGGCCGTCTCGCCGCGACCGCGCTGCGGCAGGCCGGGGTGCGCGGCGTGATCCAGGCGGGCTGGGCGGACCTGAGTTCGGTGGCGGACGAGAACGTGATCTCCATCGGCGATGTGCCGCACGAGTGGCTGTTCCCCCAGATGGCCGCGGTCGTGCACCACGCGGGCGCGGGCACCTCCGCGGCGGCGATGCGGGCGGGCGTGCCCGCGGTCCCCGTTCCGGTGCTGGCCGACCAGCCGTTCTGGTCGGTCAGGCTGGCCGAGCTCGGTGTCGCCACCCCCGCGGTCCCGATGCAGTCGATCACCGCGGACCGGCTCGGTGCCGCGATCCACGCGGCGGTGACCGAGCCGGGCTACCGCGAACGCACGACCGCGCTGGCGAAGCTGATCAACGCCGAGGACGGGCCCGCACCGGTGGTGGAGTACCTGAACCGGTTGTAG
- a CDS encoding glycosyltransferase 87 family protein encodes MVRTRNNLLALAAAVVLTALFTWGSTLIDLQVYRAGGHAWLNGLPLYGDGFPYLPSDTGLPFTYPPIAAVLFAPLALLPMTGAVMVLTLLTVLALAGTCVLVVRHLGRNWLLGLGFTLLCVLVEPVRSTLWLGQINVLLMVAVVADCLLPRTPWPRGLLIGLVAAIKLTPAAFGLYFVVARQWRPAGNVVLGFLGATALGFLLAPKDSLAYWFGVLAKTDRIGASWSRDNQSLRGLLARSGLPESTVVALWAVGVVVVVAVSWFVAARLRRRGEDLLALTVVAVAGLLASPVSWTTHWVWVVPALIGLVLARNRVWLAVVAVFFAEPHRLMSPHGHFLWWQHLVGNAYLIIAAALLVQLIGCTSREDVQLLGCAKREDVHHEQH; translated from the coding sequence GTGGTGCGCACTCGGAACAATCTCCTTGCCCTCGCGGCGGCGGTCGTGCTAACAGCGCTGTTCACCTGGGGATCGACGCTGATCGACCTCCAGGTGTACCGAGCGGGCGGGCACGCCTGGCTCAACGGACTGCCGCTGTACGGCGACGGATTCCCCTACCTGCCCAGCGACACGGGGTTGCCCTTCACCTACCCGCCGATCGCCGCGGTGCTCTTCGCCCCGCTCGCGCTGCTGCCGATGACCGGCGCGGTGATGGTGCTGACGTTGCTGACCGTGCTCGCGCTGGCCGGGACCTGCGTGCTCGTCGTGCGCCACCTCGGCAGGAACTGGTTGCTGGGATTGGGTTTCACGCTGCTGTGCGTGCTGGTCGAGCCGGTGCGCTCGACGTTGTGGCTCGGCCAGATCAACGTGCTGCTGATGGTCGCCGTCGTCGCGGACTGCCTGCTGCCGAGGACGCCGTGGCCGCGCGGGCTGCTGATCGGCCTGGTGGCGGCGATCAAGCTGACTCCGGCGGCGTTCGGTCTGTACTTCGTGGTGGCGCGGCAGTGGCGGCCGGCAGGCAACGTGGTCCTGGGCTTCCTCGGTGCCACCGCACTGGGATTTCTCTTGGCGCCCAAAGATTCCCTGGCCTATTGGTTCGGTGTTCTCGCCAAGACCGACCGGATCGGCGCGTCGTGGTCGCGGGACAACCAGTCACTGCGCGGGCTGCTCGCGCGGAGCGGCCTGCCGGAATCGACCGTCGTCGCGTTGTGGGCCGTGGGTGTCGTGGTGGTCGTCGCGGTGTCGTGGTTCGTCGCGGCCCGGCTGCGGCGACGGGGCGAGGACCTGCTGGCGCTGACCGTGGTCGCGGTGGCGGGGCTGCTCGCGTCGCCGGTGTCGTGGACGACGCACTGGGTGTGGGTGGTGCCCGCGCTGATCGGGCTGGTGCTCGCGCGGAACCGGGTGTGGCTGGCGGTGGTGGCGGTGTTCTTCGCCGAGCCGCACCGGCTGATGTCGCCGCACGGGCACTTCCTGTGGTGGCAGCACCTGGTCGGCAACGCCTACCTGATCATCGCCGCCGCACTACTTGTGCAACTCATCGGTTGCACATCGCGGGAGGATGTGCAACTCTTGGGTTGCGCCAAACGAGAGGACGTGCACCATGAGCAGCACTGA
- a CDS encoding TetR/AcrR family transcriptional regulator C-terminal domain-containing protein yields MSDKRTRAPRNTLNPDLIVTTALRLMTADGVEAFSLRALAKELGVGPMALYTYFRNKDELVDAVRDHLLGARQLSTAQGPWQHQIRSIATGLRELLLEHPCLLRILAGRPLKGPETAAATETVVRALREAGFSKEDAARAHTTLFTFVLGAALWESQMNAEKQDREGRRRLRATMASLSEVDYPTVVDLAGELAATSGGDAQFEFGLNALIGGLEPLLDR; encoded by the coding sequence ATGTCCGACAAGCGCACGAGGGCCCCGCGCAACACCCTCAACCCGGACCTGATCGTCACCACCGCGCTGCGGCTGATGACGGCCGACGGCGTCGAGGCGTTCAGCCTGCGCGCACTCGCCAAGGAACTGGGCGTCGGCCCGATGGCGCTCTACACGTACTTCCGCAACAAGGACGAACTGGTCGACGCCGTCCGCGACCACCTGCTCGGGGCGCGACAGCTCTCCACCGCGCAAGGCCCGTGGCAGCACCAGATCCGCTCGATCGCGACCGGACTGCGGGAGCTGCTGCTGGAGCACCCGTGCCTGCTGCGCATCCTGGCCGGTCGCCCGCTCAAGGGCCCGGAAACCGCCGCGGCGACGGAAACGGTCGTGCGCGCGCTGCGAGAAGCGGGCTTCAGCAAGGAGGACGCCGCGCGGGCGCACACGACGCTGTTCACCTTCGTGCTCGGCGCCGCGCTGTGGGAGTCCCAGATGAACGCGGAGAAGCAGGACCGCGAAGGACGGCGGCGGCTGCGCGCGACCATGGCCTCACTGTCCGAAGTGGACTACCCGACCGTCGTGGACCTCGCGGGCGAGCTGGCCGCGACCAGCGGCGGGGACGCCCAGTTCGAGTTCGGCCTGAACGCCCTCATCGGCGGCCTGGAGCCCCTGCTCGACCGGTAG
- the solA gene encoding N-methyl-L-tryptophan oxidase, producing the protein MYDVIVAGLGGMGSAAAHQLASRGARVLGLERFGPAHDKGSSHGGSRIIRQSYFEDPAYVPLLLRAYELWEKLERDTGREILSMTGGVMVGPPSSKTVAGSLRSAREWDLPHEMLDAGEIRERFPTLAPKPDEVALYERRAGFVRPEETVTAHIQLASAQADLRFEEPVLRFESTSDGVRVITAKGSYEAGELVICPGAWAPELLADLGVPFAIERQIQYWFEPAGGVEPFDLGHHPIYIWEDAAGVQVYGFPAHDGPAGGAKVAFFRKGVPCTPETIDRTVYQEEIDAMAGHMAACIPSLPGRFLRAATCMYTTTPDEHFVIARHPAHERVTVACGFSGHGFKFVPVVGEILADLALTGRTEHPIALFDPSRSFT; encoded by the coding sequence ATGTACGACGTCATTGTTGCCGGGTTGGGCGGAATGGGCAGCGCCGCCGCGCACCAGCTGGCGAGCAGGGGAGCGCGGGTGCTCGGCCTGGAGAGGTTCGGCCCGGCGCACGACAAGGGCTCCAGTCACGGCGGATCGCGGATCATCCGGCAGTCCTACTTCGAGGACCCGGCGTACGTGCCGCTGCTGCTGCGCGCGTACGAGCTGTGGGAGAAGCTCGAACGCGACACCGGGCGCGAGATCCTGTCGATGACCGGCGGTGTGATGGTCGGCCCGCCGTCGAGCAAGACCGTCGCGGGAAGCCTGCGTTCGGCTCGGGAGTGGGATCTCCCGCACGAGATGCTGGACGCTGGGGAGATCCGCGAGCGGTTCCCGACGCTCGCGCCGAAACCGGATGAGGTCGCGCTGTACGAGCGGCGAGCGGGCTTCGTCCGTCCTGAAGAGACGGTCACGGCGCACATCCAGCTCGCCTCAGCGCAGGCCGACCTCCGTTTCGAGGAGCCGGTGCTGCGCTTCGAGTCCACTTCGGACGGTGTTCGGGTGATCACCGCGAAGGGGTCCTACGAGGCGGGGGAGCTGGTGATCTGCCCCGGGGCGTGGGCGCCGGAGCTGCTGGCCGACCTCGGCGTCCCGTTCGCCATCGAACGCCAGATCCAGTACTGGTTCGAGCCCGCCGGCGGAGTTGAGCCGTTCGACCTCGGCCACCACCCCATCTACATCTGGGAAGACGCGGCCGGAGTGCAGGTCTACGGCTTCCCGGCGCATGACGGTCCGGCCGGTGGCGCGAAGGTCGCGTTCTTCCGCAAAGGTGTCCCGTGCACCCCGGAGACGATCGACCGCACGGTGTACCAGGAGGAGATCGACGCGATGGCCGGACACATGGCCGCGTGCATCCCCTCCCTGCCGGGCCGGTTCCTCCGCGCCGCCACGTGCATGTACACCACCACGCCCGACGAGCACTTCGTGATCGCCCGCCACCCCGCGCACGAGCGGGTCACCGTCGCCTGCGGGTTCTCCGGGCACGGCTTCAAGTTCGTGCCCGTGGTCGGCGAGATCCTGGCCGACCTCGCCCTCACCGGCCGCACCGAGCACCCGATCGCACTGTTCGACCCGAGCAGGAGCTTCACATGA
- a CDS encoding ArsR/SmtB family transcription factor, with translation MTVDEVLAALADPMRRRVLDLIAARGECSATVLAAELPVTRQAVVKHLGVLEKAALVEGRRHGREVRYAVRPEALGATARWMDHVAAEWDRRLAAIKRIAEEP, from the coding sequence ATGACGGTCGACGAGGTTCTCGCGGCGCTCGCCGATCCGATGCGCAGGCGGGTGCTGGACCTCATCGCGGCGCGGGGGGAGTGCTCGGCGACCGTGCTCGCCGCCGAGCTCCCCGTGACCAGGCAGGCCGTGGTCAAGCACCTGGGGGTGCTGGAGAAGGCGGCCCTGGTGGAGGGGCGGCGGCACGGTCGAGAGGTGCGCTACGCCGTGCGCCCGGAGGCCCTGGGTGCGACCGCGCGGTGGATGGACCACGTGGCGGCGGAGTGGGACCGCAGGCTCGCGGCGATCAAGCGGATCGCGGAGGAGCCGTAG
- a CDS encoding GcvT family protein, with protein sequence MPAKVIIIGAGIVGCSLADELTERGWTDVTVLDQGPLFATGGSSSHAPGLVFQTNPSKTMTTFAAYTVRKLSALDGAFNQVGGLEVATTPERLAELERRCGFAGAWGVRGELLTPRECRELWPLLDEDLVLGGFHTPDDGLAKAVRAGEAQALRAVARGAVFRGHQPVVGILQENGRVVGVRTEYDTFAADVVVSAAGFWGRRIGEMVGMSVPLVPLAHQYVRTTQLSELDNSRVAGRPILRHQDRDLYFREHYDRLGIGSYAHRPMPVDLDSLRDDGPMPSVLEFTEADFAGPWQDCRSLLPALGDAKVDEGFNGIFSFTPDGFPLLGESREVKGFWLAEAVWVTHSAGVAKAVAEWIVDGQSTVELHECDVHRFEDVQLAPDYIAERGCQNFVEVYDILHPLQPMESPRPLRVSPFYQRHRELGAVFLEAAGWERPHWFESNAHLVEDLAVPERDAWSARYWSPIAAAEAKHTREKVALYDMTSLKRLEVAGPGALDFLQRMTTNNLAKKPGAVTYTLLLDHAGGVRSDLTVARLAVDRFQVGANGNLDLDWLARHLPSDGSVQIRDITAGTCCIGVWGPSARDLVQPLTREDFSHKGFGYFKAQRAYLANIPVTAMRLSYVGELGWELYTTADLGQRLWDVLWEAGQEHGVIAAGRSAFNSLRLEKGYRAWGTDMTPEHDPYEAGLGFAVRMDAGHFLGKEALRDDPERRLTCLTLDDRKHVVMGKEPVYRNGDVVGYVTSAAYGYTIDKPIAYAWLPVALAEPGTRVEIGYFGSRYPATVAAEPLFDPEMSRIRR encoded by the coding sequence ATGCCCGCCAAGGTGATCATCATCGGCGCGGGGATCGTCGGGTGCTCGCTCGCCGACGAGCTGACCGAGCGCGGCTGGACCGACGTGACCGTGCTCGACCAGGGGCCGCTGTTCGCGACCGGCGGCTCCAGCTCGCACGCGCCCGGCCTGGTGTTCCAGACCAACCCCTCCAAGACCATGACGACCTTCGCCGCCTACACGGTGCGGAAGTTGTCAGCGCTCGACGGCGCCTTCAACCAGGTCGGCGGCCTTGAGGTGGCGACGACGCCGGAGCGGTTGGCGGAGCTGGAACGGCGGTGCGGGTTCGCCGGTGCCTGGGGTGTGCGCGGCGAGCTGCTGACGCCGCGCGAGTGCCGGGAGCTGTGGCCGTTGCTGGACGAGGACCTGGTGCTCGGTGGCTTCCACACGCCGGATGACGGCCTGGCGAAGGCCGTGCGGGCCGGAGAAGCCCAGGCGCTGCGGGCGGTCGCGCGCGGAGCGGTGTTCCGCGGCCACCAACCGGTCGTCGGGATCCTGCAGGAGAACGGCCGAGTCGTCGGTGTTCGCACCGAGTACGACACGTTCGCCGCGGACGTCGTGGTGTCGGCGGCCGGGTTCTGGGGTCGGCGCATCGGCGAGATGGTCGGAATGAGCGTGCCGCTGGTTCCCCTTGCCCACCAGTACGTTCGTACGACGCAACTGTCCGAGTTGGACAATTCTCGGGTGGCAGGTCGGCCGATCCTGCGGCACCAGGACCGCGACCTGTACTTCCGCGAGCACTACGACCGCCTGGGCATCGGTTCCTACGCGCACCGACCGATGCCGGTCGACCTCGACAGCCTTCGCGACGACGGTCCGATGCCGTCGGTGCTGGAGTTCACCGAAGCCGACTTCGCCGGGCCCTGGCAGGACTGCCGGAGCCTGCTGCCCGCGCTGGGCGACGCGAAGGTGGACGAGGGGTTCAACGGGATCTTCTCGTTCACCCCGGACGGGTTTCCGCTGCTCGGCGAGTCCCGCGAGGTGAAGGGCTTCTGGCTGGCCGAAGCAGTGTGGGTCACGCACTCCGCCGGAGTGGCGAAGGCGGTGGCGGAGTGGATCGTCGACGGGCAGTCCACTGTGGAGCTGCACGAGTGCGATGTGCACCGCTTCGAGGACGTCCAACTCGCGCCGGACTACATCGCCGAGCGCGGGTGCCAGAACTTCGTCGAGGTCTACGACATCCTGCATCCGCTGCAGCCCATGGAATCGCCTCGTCCGTTGCGGGTGAGCCCGTTCTACCAACGGCACCGGGAGCTGGGCGCGGTCTTCCTGGAAGCGGCAGGATGGGAACGCCCGCACTGGTTCGAGTCGAACGCGCACCTCGTCGAAGACCTGGCCGTTCCCGAGCGGGACGCGTGGTCGGCGCGCTACTGGTCGCCGATCGCCGCCGCCGAGGCGAAGCACACCAGGGAGAAGGTCGCGCTGTACGACATGACCTCCTTGAAGCGCCTCGAAGTCGCAGGCCCTGGCGCGCTGGACTTCCTCCAGCGCATGACCACCAACAACCTCGCCAAGAAGCCGGGCGCGGTCACCTACACGTTGCTGCTCGACCACGCCGGCGGAGTGCGCAGCGATCTCACCGTCGCCCGGCTCGCTGTCGATCGGTTCCAGGTGGGCGCCAACGGGAACCTCGACCTCGACTGGCTGGCCCGCCACCTGCCTTCGGACGGTTCCGTGCAGATCAGGGACATCACCGCCGGGACGTGCTGCATCGGTGTGTGGGGACCGTCGGCCCGCGATCTCGTCCAACCGTTGACGCGGGAGGACTTCTCGCACAAGGGGTTCGGCTACTTCAAGGCACAGCGCGCGTACCTCGCGAACATCCCCGTGACCGCGATGCGACTGTCCTACGTGGGCGAACTGGGCTGGGAGCTGTACACCACCGCCGACCTCGGGCAGCGCCTGTGGGACGTGCTGTGGGAAGCCGGTCAGGAGCACGGCGTGATCGCGGCCGGGCGCAGCGCCTTCAACAGCCTGCGGCTCGAAAAGGGCTACCGCGCCTGGGGAACGGACATGACGCCGGAGCACGATCCGTACGAAGCGGGCCTCGGCTTCGCGGTGAGGATGGACGCCGGGCACTTCCTGGGCAAGGAGGCGCTGCGCGACGACCCCGAGCGGCGGTTGACGTGCTTGACGCTGGACGACCGCAAGCACGTGGTCATGGGCAAGGAACCCGTGTACCGCAACGGAGATGTCGTCGGCTATGTGACCAGCGCGGCTTACGGCTACACGATCGACAAGCCGATCGCGTACGCCTGGCTTCCCGTGGCGCTGGCCGAGCCCGGCACGCGCGTGGAGATCGGGTACTTCGGTAGCCGGTACCCGGCGACCGTGGCGGCCGAGCCCCTGTTCGATCCGGAGATGTCCCGCATTCGTCGCTGA
- a CDS encoding AfsR/SARP family transcriptional regulator: protein MEFRVLGDLEVRGERGRIPVNGKRQRALLAVLLLRAGQVVGVDELVASAWPDRPAAAARKQVKIAVSGLRKVFAGSGGDPGVIVTRSPGYLVELDGHRLDLRWFEALVRTGRAAARREDKARYLGEALEEFRGPVLPGIGVDTEALEQRRAEVTEEYAELELELGRGGDLVPALTRLVERYPLRERLHGLLMTALHRSGRQTEALRALDAARAALTEPGAYLLQVEQQITAAPLEIRPAQLPADIGDLTGRIAEADQLCATLTGPSSGYAPPLAVITGAVGTGKSALGVRVGHRLRTAFPDGQLYVDLRDPVSTMDALAGFLRALGSPVPEGPAERTALYRSVLAQRRVLVVLDNVADEEQVAPLLPGAGDCAVLVTSRRRLTGLAGAHRVELTGLSSQESLALLSTLAGEHRVAAEQLAARRIAFLCEGLPLALRIVGAKLADHPQWTLQRLSDRLADDACRLTELRHGGLDLRATLASSVHALGPHAGRLFRRLGLLGFSEITPAVAGALAGVSSEKAARLLESLAASRVLLAGGEDRYRMPDLFRLLAREHCAPEGEGRPAQVGLGVLT from the coding sequence ATGGAATTCCGGGTCCTGGGAGATTTGGAGGTCAGGGGCGAGCGGGGCCGCATCCCGGTCAACGGGAAGCGGCAACGCGCGCTCCTGGCCGTCCTGCTGTTGCGCGCCGGGCAGGTCGTCGGGGTGGACGAGCTGGTCGCCTCGGCGTGGCCGGACCGCCCGGCCGCCGCCGCGCGCAAGCAGGTCAAGATCGCGGTTTCCGGGCTGCGCAAGGTTTTCGCCGGTTCCGGCGGTGATCCCGGGGTGATCGTCACCCGCTCCCCCGGCTACCTGGTGGAGCTGGACGGCCACCGCTTGGATCTGCGCTGGTTCGAGGCGCTGGTCCGCACGGGCCGGGCCGCGGCGCGCCGGGAGGACAAGGCGCGGTACCTGGGCGAGGCGCTGGAGGAGTTCCGTGGCCCGGTGCTCCCCGGCATCGGCGTGGACACCGAGGCCCTTGAACAACGGCGCGCGGAGGTCACCGAGGAGTATGCCGAGCTGGAGCTGGAACTGGGCCGCGGCGGCGACCTGGTTCCCGCGCTGACCCGGCTGGTCGAGCGGTATCCGTTGCGCGAACGGCTGCACGGCCTGCTCATGACGGCCCTGCACCGTTCGGGGCGGCAGACCGAAGCGCTGCGCGCGCTCGACGCGGCCCGCGCCGCACTGACCGAGCCCGGCGCGTACCTGCTCCAGGTCGAGCAGCAGATCACCGCCGCGCCACTGGAGATCCGGCCCGCCCAGCTGCCTGCCGACATCGGAGACCTGACCGGCCGGATCGCCGAGGCCGACCAGCTGTGCGCCACCCTGACGGGGCCGTCCTCCGGTTACGCCCCACCGCTCGCGGTGATCACCGGGGCTGTCGGGACCGGGAAGTCCGCGCTCGGCGTGCGCGTCGGCCACCGGCTGCGCACCGCTTTCCCCGACGGACAGCTCTACGTGGACCTGCGCGATCCCGTGTCCACAATGGACGCTTTGGCCGGGTTCCTGCGCGCGCTCGGCTCGCCGGTCCCCGAGGGTCCCGCCGAACGCACCGCGCTCTACCGCAGCGTCCTCGCGCAGCGCCGCGTGCTTGTGGTGTTGGACAACGTCGCCGACGAGGAGCAGGTGGCGCCGTTACTGCCGGGCGCGGGCGACTGCGCCGTGCTGGTCACCTCGCGTAGGCGGCTGACCGGGCTGGCGGGCGCGCACCGCGTGGAGCTGACCGGTTTGAGCTCGCAGGAGTCGCTCGCCCTGCTCAGCACCCTCGCGGGCGAGCACCGGGTGGCCGCCGAACAGCTCGCGGCACGGCGCATCGCGTTCCTGTGCGAGGGTTTGCCGCTCGCGCTCCGCATCGTGGGCGCCAAGCTCGCCGACCATCCACAGTGGACGCTGCAGCGGCTGTCCGACCGGCTCGCTGACGACGCGTGCCGGCTGACGGAGCTGCGCCACGGCGGACTGGACCTGCGTGCGACGCTGGCGAGCAGCGTGCACGCCCTGGGCCCGCACGCGGGCCGGCTGTTCCGGCGGCTGGGACTGCTGGGGTTCTCCGAGATCACTCCGGCGGTAGCTGGGGCGCTCGCCGGAGTGAGCTCGGAGAAGGCGGCTCGGCTACTGGAAAGCCTCGCCGCGTCCCGGGTGCTGCTCGCCGGTGGTGAGGACCGGTACCGGATGCCGGATCTGTTCCGGCTCCTCGCCAGGGAGCACTGCGCACCCGAGGGGGAGGGCAGGCCGGCCCAAGTCGGGCTGGGGGTCCTGACTTGA
- a CDS encoding HNH endonuclease produces MHWSNGGPTSLDNMVLLCSHHHHLPHHGDWEIRFEGGLPVFIPPGWVDPERTARRNIRLDQRLAC; encoded by the coding sequence GTGCACTGGAGCAACGGCGGGCCGACCAGCCTGGACAACATGGTCCTGCTCTGCTCGCACCACCATCACCTACCGCACCACGGAGACTGGGAAATCCGCTTCGAGGGCGGGTTGCCGGTGTTCATCCCACCCGGGTGGGTGGACCCGGAGCGCACAGCGCGGCGCAACATCCGGCTGGATCAGCGGCTCGCCTGCTGA
- a CDS encoding SRPBCC family protein — translation MSSTDRIERELVINAPVARVWAAITEPDQIMKWLGDFAEIDLRPGGRMVFGWSAHGRFNAVIDEVEPTSRLVYRWSSEDGAEVTDGNSTRVEYSLAAEGAGTRLRLVETGFDALAYEPEVRAAKHADNVGGWRAELGELKEYVEA, via the coding sequence ATGAGCAGCACTGACCGCATCGAGCGGGAGCTTGTGATCAACGCGCCGGTCGCCCGGGTGTGGGCCGCGATCACCGAGCCGGACCAGATCATGAAGTGGCTGGGGGACTTCGCCGAGATCGACCTGCGGCCCGGTGGCCGGATGGTCTTCGGCTGGTCCGCCCACGGCCGGTTCAACGCCGTGATCGACGAGGTCGAGCCGACCTCGCGGCTGGTCTACCGCTGGAGCAGCGAGGACGGGGCGGAGGTGACCGACGGGAACTCCACGCGGGTCGAGTACAGCCTGGCGGCGGAGGGCGCGGGGACTCGGCTTCGCTTGGTGGAGACCGGATTCGACGCGCTCGCCTACGAGCCCGAGGTGCGGGCCGCCAAGCACGCGGACAACGTCGGTGGCTGGCGGGCCGAGCTCGGCGAGTTGAAGGAGTACGTGGAAGCGTGA
- a CDS encoding aromatic ring-hydroxylating oxygenase subunit alpha gives MTSSLIPTLPGRDYTDPDTFRREQERIFEQMWFCAVRSDELAKPGAFRTVHIGCESVIVTRGRSGAPRAFLNICRHRGAKLCVEETGEVRRAFQCPYHAWTYDLDGKLIAAPNLTKMPDIDRTAYGLVGVHLREWLGYVWVCLAEEPPSFEDTVLREVVDRLGDAESLDRYQVAELSLGRRITYDVKANWKLIVENFMECYHCATIHPELTEVLPEFADGYAAQYYVGHGAEFAAEAKGFTVDGSEGFGRLPGIGDDQNRRYYAITIKPQVFVNMVPDHVIIHRMFPLAADRTVVECDWLYSPEVVREGRDVSRSVELFHRVNQQDFDACERCQPAMGSRAYRCGGVLVPSEHHIGEFHKWVVERTADNG, from the coding sequence ATGACCTCTTCGCTGATCCCCACCCTGCCCGGCCGCGACTACACCGACCCCGACACCTTCCGCCGCGAGCAGGAACGCATCTTCGAGCAGATGTGGTTCTGCGCGGTCAGATCCGACGAACTGGCCAAGCCGGGCGCCTTCCGGACTGTCCACATCGGATGCGAGAGCGTCATCGTCACCCGCGGCCGCTCGGGCGCTCCGCGCGCGTTCCTCAACATCTGCAGGCACCGCGGAGCGAAGCTCTGCGTCGAGGAGACCGGCGAGGTGCGTCGCGCGTTCCAATGCCCGTACCACGCGTGGACCTACGACCTGGACGGCAAGCTGATCGCGGCGCCGAACCTGACCAAGATGCCCGACATCGACCGCACGGCCTACGGGCTGGTCGGCGTGCACCTGCGGGAATGGCTCGGCTACGTGTGGGTGTGCCTGGCCGAGGAACCGCCGTCGTTCGAGGACACCGTGCTGCGCGAGGTCGTCGACCGGCTCGGCGACGCGGAGTCGCTCGACCGCTACCAGGTCGCCGAACTCTCGCTCGGGCGGCGGATCACCTACGACGTCAAGGCGAACTGGAAGCTGATCGTCGAGAACTTCATGGAGTGCTACCACTGCGCGACGATCCACCCCGAGCTGACCGAGGTGCTGCCGGAGTTCGCCGACGGGTACGCCGCGCAGTACTACGTCGGCCACGGTGCGGAGTTCGCCGCGGAGGCCAAGGGCTTCACCGTCGACGGGAGCGAGGGATTCGGGCGCCTGCCCGGGATCGGCGACGACCAGAACCGGAGGTACTACGCGATCACCATCAAGCCGCAGGTGTTCGTCAACATGGTGCCCGACCACGTCATCATCCACCGGATGTTCCCGCTCGCGGCCGATCGCACGGTGGTGGAGTGCGACTGGCTGTACTCGCCGGAGGTCGTGCGCGAGGGCCGCGACGTCTCGCGCTCGGTCGAGCTGTTCCACCGGGTGAACCAGCAGGACTTCGACGCGTGCGAGCGCTGCCAGCCCGCGATGGGCTCGCGCGCCTACCGCTGCGGCGGTGTGCTGGTGCCCAGCGAGCACCACATCGGGGAGTTCCACAAGTGGGTGGTCGAACGGACGGCTGACAACGGATAG